In the genome of Achromobacter sp. MFA1 R4, the window GCCCCGGGCGTGGCGGGAGTGTGCTGCATGGACTAGGTGCTTGGCTTGGCTGTCAGAAACCTGAATGGTACCTGAACGGTCGGCATGTTCATGCTTATTGCGGGGAATTTCGCGCAATCAGGGGGCAATTGACGCGATTTCGGGGGCGCGGCGGTCTTTGCCGCGCCCGGCGGCTCAATGCCAGAGCAGGGCGTTCATGGCTTCGACCAGGCGGTCGCGATAACGCGGCAACTGCGCCGCGATCTGCGCCTGCCGGGCCTTCCAGGCTGCCGGCTCCGTGCCTGGCGCGATGCGCGGCGCCGCCCAGATCGGGTCGGGAAAATGCCGGTCGCCGCGCCAGCGCGGGATCACGTGCCAATGCAGGTGCGGCACCATGTTGCCCAGCGAAGCCAGGTTGATCTTGTCGGGCGTCAGGATCGATTGCTGGGTTTCCTCGACCACGTACACCGCCCGCATCAGCAGGTCGCGCCCGTGCGTGGACAGGCTGGTCATCTCGGGCAGGTGGCCGTTCCAGATGACCCGGGTGAAGCCCGGGTAGTCAGGGTCATCGACTTCGATGATGCGCAGGTGCGGCCCGCGCCACAGCAACGTGCCGCCGTCTTCCTGGCACAACGGGCAGTTGGGAT includes:
- a CDS encoding HIT family protein — encoded protein: MSARDPNCPLCQEDGGTLLWRGPHLRIIEVDDPDYPGFTRVIWNGHLPEMTSLSTHGRDLLMRAVYVVEETQQSILTPDKINLASLGNMVPHLHWHVIPRWRGDRHFPDPIWAAPRIAPGTEPAAWKARQAQIAAQLPRYRDRLVEAMNALLWH